GCCCAGCAGTGTGGCTTCGCGTTCGTCAAAAGCTGGCAGCGTGACATGACCCCCTTCGCCGTTGATCGGAACCGGTTTGCCGTCGACCATGAACAGGCCGGAGACGCCCAGCCCGGTGCCGGCGCCGAGCAGCGCAAGTGGGGCGTCCTGCGCCGGCTTGTCGCCGCCCAGTTGCCGCAGTTCCTCGCGTGGAAGCACCGGCAGCGACAAGGCCAGTGCCGTGAAATCGTTGTGCAGCCACAGACGGTCCAGACCGACCGCCTTGCGCAGGGCTTCAATGGAAAAGGCCCAGTGGTGATTGGTCATCTTCACGTGGTCGCCCGTCACCGGGGTGGCGATACCGAACGCCCCCCAGCGCGGCCGCACGCCGTCCACGCCGTCCAGAAAATGAAGGATCGCGGCTTCCAGCGTTTCGAAGTTGGCGGTGGGCAGCACTTGTGGCGTACCGAAGCTTTCGCCGGGCGCTTGAATCAGCGCGAAGCGCGCATTGGTGCCACCGATGTCTCCGATCAGGCGCGGGTAGGTCTCGGTTATCGCAGTGGAGGTCATGCTCAGGCCTGTTGGAGTCGGTGCGAAACGGGTTCGGACTATACGGGATGGGCGATTCCGTCAATGTTACCAGCGACTCAATGAGCCCAAGCTTGATCATGAGGTCTTGATCACCACGGCTTTTGATTGACCCGCGCATACCCGCGCCCGGATAATCCGCCCGCACTTCGTCGGGGTGTGGCGCAGCCTGGTAGCGCATCTGCTTTGGGAGCAGAGGGTCGCAGGTTCGAATCCTGTCGCCCCGACCATTTATTTGAGTGACTTGCGCCTTGGTGCGAGTCGCGGCCACGTTCGCGGTATCGACATCCCGCAGTTTCGGGCGCCGATGTATTGGTGTCCATCGGTGTGGGAGCGGCGATCGCGGGATCTCGGGGCAGACCTGAGGCCGGGTGATATGTTTCGGTGGCGAACGTCTCCCGAATCAGTAGCGATGGGGCCATCAGCTGCGCGGTCCGGGGGGGCTTGGCCGGTTCCGGTTCTGGAAGCAGCGCGCTGTGCCTATAATCACGCGCCCGCCGGCGCCCGACCGGGTGCACCGCCGCCCAACTTCCTTCTGTCTTCCGACGAATCGTTTTCGAACCCGTGCCAGCCCAGCTTATCGACGGTCGCGCCGTCGCCGCCACTATCCATGAACGCGTTCGGCTTGCCATCGCCGCTCGTGTCGAATCCGGTTTGCGAGCACCGGCGCTGGCCACGGTGCTGGTCGGCGCGGATCCGGCATCTCAGGTGTACGTGCGCAACAAGCGCCAGGCCTGCGCGAAGCTTGGCATTCGCTCGGTGCCCTGCGAACTGCCGGTCAGCGTGTCCCAGGTCGAACTGCTGGCCGAACTCGACCGGCTCAATGCGGACGATTCGATCGACGGCATTCTGGTACAGCTGCCATTGCCGAAGCACCTTGAAGCCAACGCGTTGATCGAGCGCATCCGTCCGGACAAGGATGTGGATGGATTCCATCCGTACAACATCGGTCGCCTCGTGCAGCGCAATCCTGCGCTGCGGCCGTGCACCCCTTTGGGCATCATAGAGCTGCTCAAATCGGTCGGAGAGACCTTCTATGGCCGCCGCGCCGTGGTCGTCGGTGCCTCGAACATCGTCGGACGGCCGATGGCGTTGGAGCTGCTGTTGGCCGGCGTGACGGTGACTGTGGCGCACCGATTCACGCACGATCTCGAGCATTTCGTACGCGACGCCGACATCGTGGTGGTCGCGGTCGGCAAGCCGGGGCTGGTCCGCGGGGAATGGGTACGCGAAGGCGCGACCGTGATCGATGTGGGCATGAACCGTCTGGAGGACGGCAGTCTGGTCGGGGATTGCGAATTCGAGGCGGCACGCCGCCGCGCCGCCTTCATTACGCCCGTGCCCGGCGGGGTGGGGCCGATGACGGTGGCGATGCTGATGCAGAACACGCTGGTCGCCGCAGAACGGCGGCAGGCCTAGATCAGGCATTGTCGCTTGAATATTAGTATTTGAATTACTGTCGTCCATTGGTGGAATTTGCAGGCGGGGAAGCTTTGAAGCTTTCCTGAAATCGCAGCCCGTCAGTTCGAGGAAGGCTAGCGGACACTTGCCAAGGAATTGACGATCCGCTCATCGCGATGGTACCGCGCTTGTTGCGGTGCAGAGCGGCGTTCATAATTCGCCGGCATCAAGATCGTCGGCACCCATCCGCATCGGAGCGGGTGCCACCGGTCAAAAAGCGGATTGGCCGCAGCGGCTTGGTGTTTTTGGACTATTCGGTGCGGGGGCGAATCTCGGGTCCACGGCGGCAAAGCAGGCGTCCTGCTGACATGTTCGGGCGTCAGGCTCCTATAAAAATGACCAATGCCAAGATTTCCTAGGGGGACAAAATCGATGAGGCAAGCGCTGCTGGGGATCGCCTCCATCGCGTTGTCCGGCTCTGCGTGGGCGACCACCAGTTTGAGCGAGGCGCTGGATCAGGCCTTGCAGTACGCGCCGGCGGTCGTCTCATCCGAGGCGCAGTTTCTGGCCGACCGCGAGCTGGCCGAGCAGGAGCGTTCCAACCGGCGGCCCAGCATTTCGGCGATCGGCGGTGCGGCCTACGCACACACCGAATCGGATGGCGTGTTCGGCGGCTCCGAAGATGACTATCCAAGTTGGTCGGCGAGCCTGCAGTTGCGCCAACCATTGTTCCGTCTGGACTGGTCGGCTCAGGGCGACCGGGCCACGGCCTACGAGGCTCAGGCGCAGGCCAGCTACGACGAGCGCACGCTGGCGATCATGTCTGAGGTGGCGACGGCCTATTTCGATGTTCTGCTGGCGGAAGACGGACTGAATCTGGCGCAAAGTGAAGCCGCTGCGATTCGTGAGGCCTTCGAAGACACGCAAAAGCGTCATGACGTGGAACTCGTGCCCGGAACCGACCTGCGCGAGGCCCAGGCCCGCGATGATTTGGCGCAGGCGCGTTTGATCACGGCGAAGCGCGCACTGGAGACGGCGCGTGATGCGCTCGAAACCTTGACCGGTGAGCGCGTCGAAGCCTTGCCCCGGCTGTCGGCCGAGACTGAATTTCCGGCGTTGCAGCCGATGGAGCTGGAGCCCTGGAGGGAACGCGCCCTGGCGACGAGTCCGGCGCTGCGCGGTCAGCGCGAATCGGTCACGATTGCGCGGACCAACCTTAAATCCTCGAAGGCCGCCCGTGCCCCGACGGTGGATATGGTCGCTTCGGCGGGCCGCGACGACAGCAGTGAATACGACTTCGGCCAGACCCAGGACGATGCGCGAATCGGTGTCGAACTCAATGTTCCGATCTATGCGGGCGGCATCAACGCCAGCCAGATCCGGCAGGCGGACGCGCGTTATCGCGCCGCGCAGGCAGAATTGCGACGCTTGGAGTTGAGCATCCGGCAGGAGGTACGCCGCCTGTTCGGCGATGTCGAAACCGGCTACGTGGAAGCGAAGGCCTATGTTCGTGCACTGGATTCGGCGCGGGTGGCGGAGACCGCCACTCAGAACGGCTACGATGCCGGCACCCGTACGATCACCGACGTGCTGGAAGCGCGATCCTCCGTGGTCGAGGCTCAGCGCAACCTCAACCAGACGCGCTATCAGCTGCTGCTGAACATACTGCAACTCAAGCAGGTGGTCGGTGTACTCAGGCGCCAGGATTTCGTCGAGGTCGACCGTCTGCTGGTCAACAACACGCCATCGCCGTAAGGCATCGCGGCAGAACATGAATCGAAAGGTGTATCAGACATGACCAAGCGGATGATCATCATGCTGACGATCGTCGTCGTGCTGTTCGGCGGGTTGTTCGCATTGAAGTTCGTGATTGGCAAGGGGGTGCAGGAATTCTTCGACAACATGCAGCAGCCGCCGGTGACGATCACCACGGCGCGTGCTGAGAGAGCAATCTGGCCCAACGAGCTGACCGCGGTGGGAACGATCGTGGCGGTCAATGGCATCAACGTGACCACCGAGGTCGCAGGCCAGGTCAAGTCGATCGCCTTCGAGTCCGGCGCGCAGGTCAAGGCCGGGCAGGTGCTGGTGCAGCTCGACGTCAGTTCAGAGTCCGCGTCGCTGGAAAACCTGCGCGCGCAGTCCAAACTCAGCGAAACCAGCCTCAAGCGTATAGAGCGGCTCTACAAACTGGATACGCTCTCCAAATCCGATCTGGAGCAGGCTCAGGCGACGCATGACTCGGCGCAGGCCCAGGTGCGTGCCCAGCAGGCGATGATCGACAAGAAGACCATCCGGGCGCCGTTCGACGGTGAACTCGGCATCCGCCGCATCAATCTCGGTGAGTATCTCGATCCGGGCGCGGCGATCGTGCCGCTGCAGTCGCTGGACCCGGTGTATGTGGACTTCACGATGCCGGAACGTTACCTGTCCCAGCTTCAGGCCGGATACGAGGTGACCGTCCGCATCGACGCCTTCGAAGACATGAGCTTCACCGGCAAGGTCGTCGCCATCGAGCCGCAGGTGGACGTGTCGACGCGCAATTTCAAGCTGCGCGCGCGGCTGCCGAATCCGGACGGCCGGCTGCGTCCAGGCGCCTTCGCCGATGTCGCGGTCACATTGCCGGGGCAGAACCAGGTGATCGAGCTGCCCAAGAACGCGATCGCCTACAGCCCCTACGGAAACACGGTTTACATCGTGCAGGCGAAGTCGGGCCAGTCAGCCGGGGAGGGCGATGAACCCGTGCCCGAAGACGTTTTCACGGTGCGTGAACGTTTCGTCAAGACCGGTGAGGCACGTGGCGACTTCATCGCCGTGACGGATGGACTTGAGGGTGGGGAAGAGGTGGCCGCCACCGGGCTGTTCCGCCTGCACAGTGGCTCTGCGGTCAAGATCGACAACAGCGACAAGCCGGAGCCCACGCTCACGCCTGATCCCGCAGATTCCTGAGGCCGCATCCGTCATGGCCTTTACCGATACCTTCATCAAGCGGCCGGTCCTGGCGACAGTCGTCAGTCTGGTGATTCTGCTGCTGGGCCTGCGCTCGGCAACCGATCTGAGCGTGCGGCAGTTCCCGGAAATCCAGAACGCGCAGATTTCGATCACCACGACCTATGTCGGCGCCGACGCCGATCTGGTCGAAGGCTTCATCACGACACCGCTGGAACGTGAAATCGCCTCGGCGGAAGGCATCGACTATCTGGTGTCTTCGAGTCGTCAGAGCGTCAGCACGATCAACGCCTACCTTCGTCTGGACACCGATCCGGGCGAAGCGTTGACGCAGATTTCCACCAAGGTCAACAAGCTGCGCAACGAGCTGCCTGAAGGCTCGGAGGACCCGGTCGTGCAGTTGGCGGAAAGCGCTGACACGGCGTCCATGTACCTGTCGTTCTACAGCGACGTGCTGGCCGAAAACGAGGTGACCGACTACGTGTTGCGTGTGGTCGAACCGCAGTTGACCACCCTGGAAGGAATTCAACGCGCCAATGTGCTCAGTTCCCGCCAGTTCGCGATGCGAATCTGGCTGCAGCCGCAACGTCTTGCCGCCTTCAACCTGACGGCGGGTGATGTGCGCCAGGCGCTGCAGACCAACAACTTTCTGGCGGCTGTTGGCCAGACCAAGGGCAGCTACGTCCAGGTCAATCTGACGGCCAATACCGATCTGCGCACTGCGGAGGAATTCCGCCAGCTCGCGATTCGCTCGGACGGCAGTTCCATCGTGCGACTGGGCGATGTCGCACGCGTCGAACTCGGCGCCGAGGACCACAACACGCTCTCGTTCTGGAACGGAGATCGCGCCACCTTCATCGGTATTGAGGTGGCGCCCGACGCCAACGTGCTCGATGTGATGAAGCGCGTACGCGATGTGTGGCCAAGCATCGTCGATCAGCTTCCGGAAGGGATGAGCGGCACGGTCGCCTACGACGCAACCGAGTACATCGAAGACGCGATTGACGAGGTGATCAGCACACTGATCGAAGCGGTGCTGATCGTGGTGATCGTGATCTACCTTTTCCTGGGCTCGATTCGCAGCGTCCTGATCCCGGCCGTAACGGTGCCGCTGTCGCTGGTCGGGACTCTGTTCATGATGTTGCTGTTCGGCTTCTCGATCAATTTGCTGACGCTGCTGGCGATGGTCCTGGCGATCGGCATGGTGGTGGACGACGCGATCATCGTTCTGGAGAACGTGTATCGGCATGTCGAAGACGGCATGAAGCCGTTCGATGCGGCGATCAAGGGCGCGCGCGAATTGGTGGGGCCGATCGTGGCAATGACGATCACCCTGGTCGCGGTGTACCTGCCGATCGGCTTTCTGGGAGGGCTCACGGGCAAGCTGTTCACCGAATTCGCGTTCACGCTCGCCGGCAGCGTGTTGCTGTCCGGCGTGGTGGCGCTGACCTTGTCACCGATGATGTGCGCCAAGCTGCTCAAGGCGCGGCGGCCGGAAGAGGAGCAAAAGGGCTTTGCCGCCTTCCTCGACCGCAATTTCGAGCGCCTGCGGTTGCGCTATCGCAGTTCAGTGTCGAGCATGCTCGATACCAAGATCGTCGTCGCGATATTCGGTGCCGTCGTCTTGGTGTCTTGCTACTTCCTGTTCGTGTCGGCGCCGTCGGAGTTGGCACCGGCCGAGGACAGCGGGTTCGCGGTGTCGGTGATGGAAACCGACCCGTTTGCCACGATCGACTACTTCGGAAAGTACGCGCAGGACTGGAGCGAGCGGCTGAAGCAGCAACCGGCCATTGACCGCTTCTTCATGGTCACCGGCTTCGGGGGGATGAACAACAACTCCGGATTCACCGGCATCATGCTCAAGTCGTACGATCAGCGTGATGTGTCAACGACCGACCTGGTCAACAACGCGCTGCAGGTGGCGGGCAGCCAGGTTCCCGGCATGCAGGTGCAGACCTTTCAGCCGCCGTCGCTGCCGACCGCAGGGCAGGGCATTCCGATCGAGTTCGTGATCGGCACCACGCAGTCGCAGCGAGTTCTCTACGATGTGGTGCAGGACGTATTGAGCAAGGCGCGCGAGAGCCGCAAGTTCATATTCATCGATTCGAACCTCAAGTACGACCGTCCACAGACGCGCGTGGAAATCGACCGCGACAAGGCGGCGGCCCTGGGTCTGGACATGACACAGATCGGTGGCGATCTGGCGAGCCTGCTGTCCGGCGGTTACGTCAATCGCTTTTCGATGGAGAATCGCAGCTACAAGGTGATTCCGCAGGTCGAGCGTGCCAAGCGTCTGAATTCCGATCAGCTCGAGGACTACTACACGCGGGCGCGTGACGGCTCCCTGGTGCCGCTATCCACCTTCGCCACCTTGAGCCATTCCGTACAGCCGCAGGTGCTGAATCGGTTTCAACAGCTCAATGCGGCAACGGTGTCCGGCATGCAACGCCCCGGCATCGCGATCGGTGATGCGATTGCGACGCTGGAGCAGATCGCGCGCGAGACGATCCCGTCCGGTTTTTCGATCGACTATGCTGGTCAGTCGCGTCAGTTCAAGAACGAGGGTTCGGCCTTGCTGCTGACCTTCGCCTTCGCGATCATCATCATCTACCTGGTGCTCGCGGCGCAGTTCGAATCATTCCGCGATCCGGTCATCATGTTGGTGACGGTGCCGATGTCGATTTGCGGCGCGCTGATCTTCATCAATTTGTTGGGCCTTTTCTGGGTGCCGGGCGCGTCGATCAATATCTACACGCAGGTGGGCCTGGTGACGCTGATCGGCGTGATCGCCAAGCATGGCATCCTGATCGTGGAGTTCGCCAACCAGCTTCAGGTGCAAGGCTACGACAAGCGCAAGGCGATCGAGGAAGCCGCTTCGATTCGTCTGCGACCGATTCTGATGACCACGGCCGCGCTGGTGATCGCGATGGTGCCGCTGCTGATCGCCAGCGGTGCCGGAGGCGTGTCGCGCTTCGCGATGGGACTGACGATTGCCAGTGGCATGACCGTAGGCACCCTGTTCACGCTGTACGTGGTGCCGACGATGTACATGTATCTGGGCAGCGATCACAGTGCAGCTGAAGCTTGAGTGGCTTGCCGGCATCCATTGTTAAGGTGCGGGTGATGGTATCGGCTCTGCGATAAGCGCAAACGTTCCGCCATTACCGGCGCGCGCTGTCACGCGGTGGGTGCCCATCATTCCGGGACCCCGCCTTTCTGGAACCCGGAATTCACGCGAGGTCTCGGGCCGCTAAGTGGATTCCGAATCAGGTCCGCAGCCGTCCGGAACGACGGCAATGGAGTGCACTGCAACCGACCCGGGCGAGAACCCAAAAAGAAGCCCCGCCGGGACGGGGCTTCCCACATCATCAGGACGAACTATTCGCCGAGAATTTTCAGCTCGACACGCCGATTGAGCTCGCGTCCCTCGTCGCTGTCGTTGTCGGCAATCGGTGAGGACTCGCCATGACCTGCCGTGCTCATGCGGGCCTCGTCGACACCGCGTCCGGTCAGGTACTCCTTGACGGCGATCGCCCGCTGTTCGGAGAGCTTCTGGTTGTAGCTGTCGCTGCCACGGCTGTCGGTGTGTCCGCCGATCTCGACCTCCATGTCCGATTGCGACAGCAGGGTGTCGGCCACGCCATCGAGAATCACCTTCGCGTTGGCGGTGAGGCGCGCTTCGTCGAATTCGAAGGTGACACCGCGCAGCACCACGACATCGCCGCTGGCACAGCCGCTTTCGTCCACCGGTTCGCCGGGGAACGGTGCGCGGCAGCTGCTCAGGGCGCAGCCGGTCTCGTTGACGACGGTGCCCGGCGGGGTGTCCGGACACTGGTCGATGCGGTCGACCACGCCATCGCCATCCGAATCGAGTTCGCAACCATAGTCGTCCACGAGGGCGCCCTTGGGCGTGTTCGGGCACTTGTCGGTGTCGTTGGGAACGCCGTCGCCATCGCTGTCGACGTCGACCACCTGAACCGGTTCGGGTGCGGGCTCTTCCACATCCGGATAGTGGCCGAGCGGAAACTGCAGGCCGATATTGAAGACGCCGTCATAGAAGGCATTGTCGCCGCCACGGCCGGCAAACTCGTTTTCGTGCGAATCCATGCGGTAGCGCGCCTCGACGCGCAAAGACGCGCCATTGAGGTCGTTTCCCAGCGAAAACAGGTAGCCAAGACCGGCGTCGCCCACAGTGCTGTCGTAGTTGTGATTGCAGCTGGCCAGGCCGGTTTGAATTTCGCACGGTGCGTCGTCGGTCTGGCCGTAGTAGGCCGCGATGATGCCGTACAGCCCGGGCAGGCTCCGCATCGGGAACACCATGGCGCCGAGGCCGATGCCCTTGAAGTCGGCCTTGTCGGTATTGCCGGACACGTCGTAGTCCGACTCGAAGGAGTTGAAGAAGCCGGTGAGTTCGACGTTGAGACCGTAGGTCAGCGGTATGCCGAAGCTGAGCTGTGCGCCGAGTCCATCTTCGGTGAGACGATCACCATCGGCGACCGCGTACGAGAACATCGGTGCCACGTAGGCGCGCTGGTCGCGATCGGCCTGTGCCGGCGAGGCGACCAGGGCCGCGAGCATGCTCGCGGCCAGAATGAATTTTGTGTATGAGCCTGCCCAGGACTGCATTTGTCCTTTTTTCATAGCCTCTCCCGTGAGCGTTTGCGCCTGGCGTTTGCCAGCCGGAACTATAGCAGCGCCGCCGGCTTGCATTACACTGCGCGCCCCGTAAATCCTAGACCGTCGGACTGGGTCCGTCGTGACATTACGAGCGTTCCATGGAAATCAACCCGATCAAGAGTGAGATTACGGCCCTGCAGGAGCGCTTTGCGCAACTGCGGGGCTATCTTTGAGTACGACCTGAAGCGTGACCGGCTCGTCGAAGTCGATGCGGAACTTGAGCAACCCGATGTGTGGAGCGACCCCGAACGCGCGCAGGCGCTCGGCAAGGAACGCGCACGCCTGGTGGGCATCGTCGAGCCGATCAACCAGGCCGCCGGCGGCCTGAGCGATGCGGCCGAGCTGTTGGCGATGGCCGCGGCGGAAAACGACGAGGCGACCGTCGAGGAGGTGGCGCGAGATGTCGCCCACTATCGCAAGCAGGCCGACGATCTCGAATTCCGGCGCATGTTTTCCGGCGAGATGGACGAGGCCAATGCGTATGTCGACATCCAGTCCGGTTCCGGCGGCACCGAGGCGCAGGACTGGGCTGACATGCTGCTGCGCATGTATCTGCGCTGGGCCGACGATCATGAATTCAAGGTCGAAGTGCTGGAACGCTCGGACGGTGAAGTCGCGGGGCTCAAGAGCGCGGCGCTGTTTATCGAGGGGCCGTATGCCTATGGCTGGTTGCGCACCGAATCCGGCGTGCATCGCCTGGTCCGCAAGTCGCCGTTCGATTCGGGTGCACGTCGGCACACCTCGTTTGCCGGGGTCTACGTGTCTCCGGAAGTCGACGACAGCATCGATATCGAAATCAACCCGGCGGATCTAAGAGTCGATACCTATCGTTCATCCGGCGCTGGCGGCCAGCACGTCAACAAGACCGAATCGGCGATCCGCATCACCCACGGCCCCACCGGCATTGTCGTGGCCTGTCAGACCGAACGCTCCCAGCACCAGAACCGCGATCGCGCGATGAAGATGCTGAAGGCAAAAATGTTCGAGCAGGAGATGCAGAAGCGCAACGCCGAAAAGCAGCGCATCGAAGACGCCAAGACCGACATCGAGTGGGGTTATCAGATCCGTTCCTACGTGCTCGACCAGTCGCGCATCAAGGATCTGCGAACCGGACTGGAAATTTCAGATACGCAGCGCGTGCTCGACGGCGACCTCGACCGTTTCATTGAGGAAAGTCTCAAGCAGGGCCTGTAAGACTCGTGGAAAATTTCCGCAAAACGACGCAGACATGACCGACGACACCAAGCCGCAAGACGAAAACTTTCTGATCGCCCAGCGCCGCGACAAGCTGGACAAGCTGCGCGCAGAAGGGCGGGCCTATCCGAACGGCTATCGCCGCGACGCCACGGCGGACTACCTGCATGGCGCCTACGGCGAGTGCTCGGCCGAGGCCCTGGAGGCGGGTGCGTACAGCTTCGCGATCGCCGGCCGCCTGATGGCCAAGCGCATCATGGGCAAGGCCAGTTTCGCCTCCGTTCAGGACGGATCGGGCCGCATACAGGCCTTCCTGCAGCGCGACCTGCTGGGCCAGGAGATCTACGCGGACTTCAAGACCTGGGACATCGGCGACATCATCGGCGTGCGCGGCAGCCTCATGAAAACCAGGACCGGCGAGCTGTCCGTGCGTGCCGAGTCGATCGAACTGCTGAGCAAGAACCTGCGCCCGCTACCCGAGAAATGGGCCGGCCTGACCGATACCGAAACCCGTTATCGCCAGCGCTACGTCGACCTGA
The Banduia mediterranea genome window above contains:
- a CDS encoding OmpA family protein, which encodes MLAALVASPAQADRDQRAYVAPMFSYAVADGDRLTEDGLGAQLSFGIPLTYGLNVELTGFFNSFESDYDVSGNTDKADFKGIGLGAMVFPMRSLPGLYGIIAAYYGQTDDAPCEIQTGLASCNHNYDSTVGDAGLGYLFSLGNDLNGASLRVEARYRMDSHENEFAGRGGDNAFYDGVFNIGLQFPLGHYPDVEEPAPEPVQVVDVDSDGDGVPNDTDKCPNTPKGALVDDYGCELDSDGDGVVDRIDQCPDTPPGTVVNETGCALSSCRAPFPGEPVDESGCASGDVVVLRGVTFEFDEARLTANAKVILDGVADTLLSQSDMEVEIGGHTDSRGSDSYNQKLSEQRAIAVKEYLTGRGVDEARMSTAGHGESSPIADNDSDEGRELNRRVELKILGE
- a CDS encoding efflux RND transporter permease subunit, with translation MAFTDTFIKRPVLATVVSLVILLLGLRSATDLSVRQFPEIQNAQISITTTYVGADADLVEGFITTPLEREIASAEGIDYLVSSSRQSVSTINAYLRLDTDPGEALTQISTKVNKLRNELPEGSEDPVVQLAESADTASMYLSFYSDVLAENEVTDYVLRVVEPQLTTLEGIQRANVLSSRQFAMRIWLQPQRLAAFNLTAGDVRQALQTNNFLAAVGQTKGSYVQVNLTANTDLRTAEEFRQLAIRSDGSSIVRLGDVARVELGAEDHNTLSFWNGDRATFIGIEVAPDANVLDVMKRVRDVWPSIVDQLPEGMSGTVAYDATEYIEDAIDEVISTLIEAVLIVVIVIYLFLGSIRSVLIPAVTVPLSLVGTLFMMLLFGFSINLLTLLAMVLAIGMVVDDAIIVLENVYRHVEDGMKPFDAAIKGARELVGPIVAMTITLVAVYLPIGFLGGLTGKLFTEFAFTLAGSVLLSGVVALTLSPMMCAKLLKARRPEEEQKGFAAFLDRNFERLRLRYRSSVSSMLDTKIVVAIFGAVVLVSCYFLFVSAPSELAPAEDSGFAVSVMETDPFATIDYFGKYAQDWSERLKQQPAIDRFFMVTGFGGMNNNSGFTGIMLKSYDQRDVSTTDLVNNALQVAGSQVPGMQVQTFQPPSLPTAGQGIPIEFVIGTTQSQRVLYDVVQDVLSKARESRKFIFIDSNLKYDRPQTRVEIDRDKAAALGLDMTQIGGDLASLLSGGYVNRFSMENRSYKVIPQVERAKRLNSDQLEDYYTRARDGSLVPLSTFATLSHSVQPQVLNRFQQLNAATVSGMQRPGIAIGDAIATLEQIARETIPSGFSIDYAGQSRQFKNEGSALLLTFAFAIIIIYLVLAAQFESFRDPVIMLVTVPMSICGALIFINLLGLFWVPGASINIYTQVGLVTLIGVIAKHGILIVEFANQLQVQGYDKRKAIEEAASIRLRPILMTTAALVIAMVPLLIASGAGGVSRFAMGLTIASGMTVGTLFTLYVVPTMYMYLGSDHSAAEA
- a CDS encoding efflux RND transporter periplasmic adaptor subunit; amino-acid sequence: MTKRMIIMLTIVVVLFGGLFALKFVIGKGVQEFFDNMQQPPVTITTARAERAIWPNELTAVGTIVAVNGINVTTEVAGQVKSIAFESGAQVKAGQVLVQLDVSSESASLENLRAQSKLSETSLKRIERLYKLDTLSKSDLEQAQATHDSAQAQVRAQQAMIDKKTIRAPFDGELGIRRINLGEYLDPGAAIVPLQSLDPVYVDFTMPERYLSQLQAGYEVTVRIDAFEDMSFTGKVVAIEPQVDVSTRNFKLRARLPNPDGRLRPGAFADVAVTLPGQNQVIELPKNAIAYSPYGNTVYIVQAKSGQSAGEGDEPVPEDVFTVRERFVKTGEARGDFIAVTDGLEGGEEVAATGLFRLHSGSAVKIDNSDKPEPTLTPDPADS
- a CDS encoding TolC family outer membrane protein, which encodes MRQALLGIASIALSGSAWATTSLSEALDQALQYAPAVVSSEAQFLADRELAEQERSNRRPSISAIGGAAYAHTESDGVFGGSEDDYPSWSASLQLRQPLFRLDWSAQGDRATAYEAQAQASYDERTLAIMSEVATAYFDVLLAEDGLNLAQSEAAAIREAFEDTQKRHDVELVPGTDLREAQARDDLAQARLITAKRALETARDALETLTGERVEALPRLSAETEFPALQPMELEPWRERALATSPALRGQRESVTIARTNLKSSKAARAPTVDMVASAGRDDSSEYDFGQTQDDARIGVELNVPIYAGGINASQIRQADARYRAAQAELRRLELSIRQEVRRLFGDVETGYVEAKAYVRALDSARVAETATQNGYDAGTRTITDVLEARSSVVEAQRNLNQTRYQLLLNILQLKQVVGVLRRQDFVEVDRLLVNNTPSP
- a CDS encoding glucokinase, which encodes MTSTAITETYPRLIGDIGGTNARFALIQAPGESFGTPQVLPTANFETLEAAILHFLDGVDGVRPRWGAFGIATPVTGDHVKMTNHHWAFSIEALRKAVGLDRLWLHNDFTALALSLPVLPREELRQLGGDKPAQDAPLALLGAGTGLGVSGLFMVDGKPVPINGEGGHVTLPAFDEREATLLGMMRDGGTHISAERVLSGPGMQALYQTICALNGQEPEPLSAADISRRGLADDCPMCASSLRTFCEMLGTVASDLALTLGARGGVYVGGGIVPKLGEYFAQSGFRNRFENKGRFREYLAPIPVYVIHSRYPGLIGVAHQLELDAARET
- the folD gene encoding bifunctional methylenetetrahydrofolate dehydrogenase/methenyltetrahydrofolate cyclohydrolase FolD, which gives rise to MPAQLIDGRAVAATIHERVRLAIAARVESGLRAPALATVLVGADPASQVYVRNKRQACAKLGIRSVPCELPVSVSQVELLAELDRLNADDSIDGILVQLPLPKHLEANALIERIRPDKDVDGFHPYNIGRLVQRNPALRPCTPLGIIELLKSVGETFYGRRAVVVGASNIVGRPMALELLLAGVTVTVAHRFTHDLEHFVRDADIVVVAVGKPGLVRGEWVREGATVIDVGMNRLEDGSLVGDCEFEAARRRAAFITPVPGGVGPMTVAMLMQNTLVAAERRQA
- the prfB gene encoding peptide chain release factor 2 (programmed frameshift); this encodes MEINPIKSEITALQERFAQLRGYLEYDLKRDRLVEVDAELEQPDVWSDPERAQALGKERARLVGIVEPINQAAGGLSDAAELLAMAAAENDEATVEEVARDVAHYRKQADDLEFRRMFSGEMDEANAYVDIQSGSGGTEAQDWADMLLRMYLRWADDHEFKVEVLERSDGEVAGLKSAALFIEGPYAYGWLRTESGVHRLVRKSPFDSGARRHTSFAGVYVSPEVDDSIDIEINPADLRVDTYRSSGAGGQHVNKTESAIRITHGPTGIVVACQTERSQHQNRDRAMKMLKAKMFEQEMQKRNAEKQRIEDAKTDIEWGYQIRSYVLDQSRIKDLRTGLEISDTQRVLDGDLDRFIEESLKQGL